Proteins found in one Sporosarcina jeotgali genomic segment:
- a CDS encoding multidrug effflux MFS transporter: protein MTKAITIKKPLPTLWLVVLLGTLTAFGPLSMDMYLPGLPAVASDMSASTSLVQLSLTACLIGLGAGQLVFGPLSDIYGRRRPLVLTLVVYAVASVLCAFTTSIWPFILLRFVQGLTGAAGIVIARACARDLYAGHELTKFMALLSIVNGAAPILAPIAGGAILSFASWPVVFFVLGGIGLLMFVGTAGFLPDTLPIENRAEKGILSVFKTFARLLKDRQFMGIALTQAFVMASMFAYIAGSPFVLQNMYGVTPQQFSLFFALNGIGIILAAQITGRLSHKVSEMNFLMTGVLISLAGSIVLLIAIWQQGSLFIVATAFFLVVSSVGMVSTSAFSLAMHRQSQAAGSASAFLGLLPFAAGAIVSPLVGIAGDQTAWPLGIVITSCSLMAFIIYMGLVRKPFEAK from the coding sequence ATGACAAAAGCAATCACTATAAAGAAACCACTGCCCACACTTTGGCTCGTCGTGCTGCTCGGCACGTTGACGGCATTCGGCCCGCTGTCGATGGATATGTACTTACCGGGATTGCCGGCAGTAGCATCAGATATGAGTGCATCGACTTCGCTTGTTCAATTAAGTTTGACCGCGTGTCTTATCGGACTTGGTGCGGGACAGCTCGTATTTGGTCCGCTGAGTGATATTTACGGAAGACGGCGTCCACTCGTTCTGACGCTTGTTGTCTATGCTGTTGCTTCGGTTCTGTGTGCGTTCACGACATCGATATGGCCATTCATTCTCCTGCGTTTTGTTCAGGGGTTAACGGGCGCAGCAGGGATTGTCATCGCAAGAGCATGTGCCCGTGATTTGTATGCAGGGCATGAACTTACGAAATTCATGGCACTGCTCTCCATCGTCAATGGGGCAGCCCCGATTCTCGCACCGATTGCTGGCGGTGCCATCTTAAGCTTTGCCTCATGGCCCGTTGTGTTTTTTGTACTTGGCGGAATTGGATTACTGATGTTCGTTGGCACGGCTGGTTTTTTACCGGATACACTGCCCATTGAGAACCGTGCAGAAAAGGGAATTTTATCGGTATTCAAGACGTTCGCACGGTTACTTAAGGATCGTCAATTTATGGGGATTGCACTCACCCAAGCATTTGTCATGGCGTCTATGTTTGCCTATATCGCAGGTTCCCCTTTTGTCCTGCAAAACATGTATGGCGTCACACCACAGCAATTTTCTTTATTCTTCGCGTTAAACGGTATTGGAATAATTTTAGCCGCGCAAATTACGGGGCGTTTATCGCATAAAGTATCTGAAATGAACTTCCTCATGACGGGTGTACTTATTTCATTAGCAGGGAGTATAGTGTTGCTGATTGCCATCTGGCAGCAAGGATCATTGTTCATTGTTGCAACAGCCTTTTTCCTAGTCGTTTCAAGTGTGGGAATGGTCTCAACTTCAGCATTTTCACTAGCGATGCATCGACAAAGTCAGGCAGCGGGGAGTGCATCGGCATTCCTCGGTTTATTGCCATTTGCCGCAGGCGCAATCGTCTCACCGCTTGTCGGAATTGCAGGCGATCAAACTGCGTGGCCATTGGGAATTGTTATTACTAGCTGCAGTCTAATGGCGTTCATCATTTATATGGGGCTGGTTCGAAAGCCATTTGAAGCAAAATAA
- a CDS encoding protein adenylyltransferase SelO translates to MVLESGWNLDSSYSRLPEVFFAEAIPEKAISPKVILVNNGLAQSLGLNVEELNPETLSGNEIPDGSLPIAQAYAGHQFGNFTMLGDGRAILLGEQITPSGERIDIGLKGSGPTAFSRGGDGLAALGPMLREYIISEAMYALGIPTSRSLSVTLTGNDVHREAALPGAVLVRTASSYLRVGTFQYAAARQVTEDLMMLADYAIERHYPDVASEENRYELLLRNVIERQAALIAKWQLVGFIHGVMNTDNMTISGETIDYGPCAFMDVYDPATVFSSIDVNGRYKYGNQPGIASWNLARFAEALLPLLDESQDAAIQIAEKQLAQFGKVFEREWLNGMRAKLGLLDEKPEDEALSKELLLIMKDKKADYTNTFRALTDASAEQPSWFAEDAFNEWKNKWEVRRGQQTESIEESNEVMRLSNPAVIPRNHRVEEAIEAAENGDFSVLHKLNQVLTEPYSNSKEQIPYTAPSTASVPYQTYCGT, encoded by the coding sequence GTGGTCTTAGAATCAGGATGGAATTTGGACAGCAGCTACAGTCGGCTGCCAGAAGTGTTTTTTGCAGAAGCGATTCCTGAAAAGGCAATTTCTCCAAAAGTGATATTGGTGAATAATGGTCTTGCGCAATCACTTGGACTGAACGTTGAAGAATTGAACCCCGAAACACTTTCTGGAAATGAAATTCCGGATGGGTCTTTGCCAATAGCACAAGCCTATGCGGGACATCAGTTTGGGAATTTCACGATGCTGGGTGATGGACGAGCAATTCTATTGGGAGAGCAAATAACCCCTTCTGGTGAGCGAATTGATATCGGATTAAAAGGATCAGGCCCTACAGCATTTTCACGAGGCGGTGACGGTCTGGCGGCGCTCGGTCCCATGTTGCGTGAGTATATCATTAGTGAAGCGATGTACGCATTAGGCATACCTACGTCGCGAAGCCTATCTGTTACGCTGACTGGGAATGACGTGCATCGGGAAGCCGCATTGCCAGGCGCAGTTCTCGTCCGCACCGCAAGCAGTTATTTGCGGGTAGGTACATTCCAATATGCAGCTGCCCGTCAAGTAACTGAGGATTTGATGATGCTTGCTGATTACGCCATAGAACGGCATTATCCAGACGTTGCATCTGAAGAAAATCGATATGAACTTCTGCTCAGAAATGTTATTGAGAGGCAAGCAGCATTGATTGCCAAGTGGCAGCTTGTTGGGTTCATCCACGGAGTCATGAATACCGATAATATGACGATTAGCGGGGAAACAATTGACTATGGTCCATGCGCATTTATGGACGTATACGATCCAGCGACCGTGTTCAGCTCCATTGATGTAAATGGGCGTTATAAATATGGCAACCAGCCAGGTATTGCATCTTGGAACTTGGCGCGGTTTGCAGAAGCTTTGTTGCCGCTGCTTGATGAAAGTCAGGATGCAGCTATACAAATAGCGGAAAAACAGCTAGCTCAATTCGGTAAGGTTTTCGAGCGTGAATGGTTGAATGGCATGCGTGCAAAGCTCGGTTTGCTGGATGAAAAGCCTGAAGATGAAGCCCTTTCGAAAGAGTTGCTGCTGATCATGAAAGATAAGAAAGCGGACTACACGAATACATTCAGAGCATTAACAGATGCCAGTGCCGAACAGCCAAGTTGGTTCGCAGAAGATGCTTTTAACGAATGGAAGAATAAGTGGGAGGTTCGCAGGGGCCAACAGACTGAATCCATAGAAGAGTCCAATGAAGTAATGCGACTTAGCAACCCCGCAGTGATTCCGCGCAACCATCGGGTGGAAGAAGCAATTGAAGCAGCAGAAAATGGTGATTTTAGTGTGCTGCACAAGTTGAACCAAGTTCTCACTGAGCCATACTCTAATTCTAAAGAGCAGATTCCTTATACGGCACCGTCGACTGCGTCGGTACCTTATCAAACGTATTGTGGAACATAA